In Macaca fascicularis isolate 582-1 chromosome X, T2T-MFA8v1.1, one DNA window encodes the following:
- the TCEAL7 gene encoding transcription elongation factor A protein-like 7, with product MQKPCKENEGKPKCSVPKREEERPYGEFERQQTEGNFRQRLLQSLEEFKEDIDYRHFKDEEMTREGDEMERCLEEIRGLRKKFRALHSNHRHSRDRPYPI from the coding sequence atgCAAAAACCCTGCAAAGAAAACGAAGGAAAGCCAAAGTGCAGCGTgccaaagagggaggaagaacGCCCCTATGGAGAATTTGAACGCCAGCAAACAGAAGGGAATTTTAGACAGAGGCTGCTTCAGTCTCTCGAAGAATTTAAAGAGGACATAGACTATAggcattttaaagatgaagaaatgacAAGGGAGGGAGATGAGATGGAAAGGTGTTTGGAAGAGATAAGGGGTCTGAGAAAGAAATTTAGGGCTCTGCATTCTAACCACAGGCATTCTCGGGACCGTCCTTATCCCATTTAA
- the LOC102118724 gene encoding protein BEX2 isoform X1, whose translation MQKMVVCEAKCRGDAPHVENREEEETARIGPGVMESKEERALNNLNVENVNQENDEKDEKEQVANKGEPLALPLNVDEYCVPRGNRRRFRVRQPTLQYRWDIMHRLGEPQARMREENMERIGEEVRQLMEKLREKQLSHSLRAVSTDPPHHDHHDEFCLMP comes from the exons ATGCAGAAAATGGTG GTCTGCGAGGCTAAGTGTCGAGGCGACGCACCTCACGTCGAGAatcgggaggaggaggagactgcAAGGATAGGCCCAG GAGTAATGGAGTCCAAAGAGGAACGAGCGTTAAACAATCTCAACGTGGAAAATGTCAACCaggaaaatgatgaaaaagatgaaaaggagCAAGTTGCTAATAAAGGGGAGCCCTTGGCCCTCCCTTTGAATGTTGATGAATACTGTGTGCCTAGAGGAAATCGTAGGCGGTTCCGTGTTAGGCAGCCCACCCTGCAGTATAGATGGGACATAATGCATAGGCTTGGAGAGCCACAGGCAAGGATGAGAGAGGAGAATATGGAAAGGATTGGGGAGGAGGTGAGACAGCTGATGGAAAAGCTGAGGGAAAAACAGTTGAGTCATAGTCTGCGGGCAGTCAGCACTGACCCCCCTCACCATGACCATCACGATGAGTTTTGCCTTATGCCCTGA
- the LOC102118724 gene encoding protein BEX2 isoform X2, with product MESKEERALNNLNVENVNQENDEKDEKEQVANKGEPLALPLNVDEYCVPRGNRRRFRVRQPTLQYRWDIMHRLGEPQARMREENMERIGEEVRQLMEKLREKQLSHSLRAVSTDPPHHDHHDEFCLMP from the coding sequence ATGGAGTCCAAAGAGGAACGAGCGTTAAACAATCTCAACGTGGAAAATGTCAACCaggaaaatgatgaaaaagatgaaaaggagCAAGTTGCTAATAAAGGGGAGCCCTTGGCCCTCCCTTTGAATGTTGATGAATACTGTGTGCCTAGAGGAAATCGTAGGCGGTTCCGTGTTAGGCAGCCCACCCTGCAGTATAGATGGGACATAATGCATAGGCTTGGAGAGCCACAGGCAAGGATGAGAGAGGAGAATATGGAAAGGATTGGGGAGGAGGTGAGACAGCTGATGGAAAAGCTGAGGGAAAAACAGTTGAGTCATAGTCTGCGGGCAGTCAGCACTGACCCCCCTCACCATGACCATCACGATGAGTTTTGCCTTATGCCCTGA